In Jannaschia sp. W003, the genomic stretch TCAGGGTCTTGGGTGCCGTCCGCGAGGCCGGCGGCGAGGTCTTCGTCCTGCGGGGCCGCGTGCTCGACGGCTCCGGCGCGCCGCTCGCGGGCCGGCGGATCGAGATCTGGCAGTGCGATACCAACGGCAAGTACCTTCACGCCGGGGACCGCCAGGCGATCGCCTTCGACGCGGCCTTCCAAGGCTTCGGCCACGACGTCACCGGCCCCGACGGCGGCTACGCGTTCCGCACCATCAAGCCCGTGACCTACCCCGGCCGCGCGCCGCACATCCACGTCAAGCTGTTCGACGGCGAACGGGAGGTGCTGACCACCCAGTTCTACATCGAGGGGCATCCCGCCAACGGCCGGGACAGGATCTTCCGCCGCCTGTCGCGCAAAGAGGCGCAGGCCGTCTCGATGTCCTTCGCGGCGACGGATGCGGGAGAGGAGGCGGTCGTCGACGTCGTGGTCTGACAGGCCCGCGCCCGCGGCCCTCCGTCCCGGCGCCCGCAGGTTCCGCCCGCCGCCACAAGCGCCCCGCCGCCCGCCGTCGTGCCGCGCGCTTCCCTCGCCCCCCGGCCGCCGCTAGAAGGCCCCGGACCACGAGGAGCCGCCCATGCCGTCCGCCCCCCCGCCGCAGCCCGGCATCCTAGAGATCGCGCTCTATCAGGGGGGCGCGTCCAAGGTCGCGGGCGTGCGGGACGTGCTCAAGCTGTCGTCCAACGAGAACCCCGCCGGCCCGCCGCCCTCGGCCGTGGAGGCCGCCGCCGGGGCGCTGCGCACGATGCATCTCTACCCGCCCACCGATCATGCGAGCCTCCGCGCGGCCATCGCCGAGGCCCACGGCCTCGACCC encodes the following:
- a CDS encoding protocatechuate 3,4-dioxygenase is translated as MDDMDGLGRSRRRFVGGTLGTLGVSALARPARAAGPTPPATEGPFYPAPAMRGADVDNDLVRVLGAVREAGGEVFVLRGRVLDGSGAPLAGRRIEIWQCDTNGKYLHAGDRQAIAFDAAFQGFGHDVTGPDGGYAFRTIKPVTYPGRAPHIHVKLFDGEREVLTTQFYIEGHPANGRDRIFRRLSRKEAQAVSMSFAATDAGEEAVVDVVV